One genomic segment of Pseudomonadota bacterium includes these proteins:
- a CDS encoding response regulator produces the protein MKKILIVDDNPHLITYMGKKLSEAGHEVVTESTGMSAVNRLADYAPDIIFLDYFLPNINGDKLCQIFRKMEHLKNTYIVIMSAAAKELELNPTKIGANASIAKGIFKETAEHFFSAIADAEKPFNDKQEHEIIGIESVYPRQMTIELLRKNHHLQTILDSISEGIVEIYRGQIVYANPAAVTILEKQQDILLATYPSALFDEPERSKVESVMGSNCDSCITIKRKGSLQTEDKILSIKKLPIQDDNNTIIFLIADITEQTRADEAIRVYQNHLEALVEERTNDLKRANEKLQQIQKMEAIGIIAGGVAHDLNNILTGIVGYPDILLLKLPEDSPLRKIVLSIKESGKKAAAVVQDLLTMARRGVTINDIVNLNTIISDYLSSPEYEKLTFFHPTVYLETNLDGNPLNISGSPIHLSKTIMNLVSNAAEAMPNGGKILISTENIYMEKGIKTTTGNKEVAEGDYVLLTVSDTGVGISQEDIEKIFNPFYTKKMMGRSGTGLGMTVVWGTVEDHKGYIDVKSTIGQGTIFFLYFHATRQEQIKKRAQISIEEYKGKGESILVVDDVEKQRQMVSMILTTLGYSVSTVSSGEEAVEYTKNNQIDLIILDMVMDPGIDGLETFKQIHEFRPDQKAIIASGYSEEEHVAKSLNLGIGQYIKKPYTLENIGIAVRQELDKN, from the coding sequence ATGAAAAAAATTCTGATTGTAGACGATAATCCACATTTAATCACATACATGGGAAAAAAACTCAGTGAGGCCGGACATGAAGTTGTAACTGAATCAACGGGTATGTCAGCCGTTAATAGATTGGCGGATTATGCTCCTGATATTATTTTTCTCGATTATTTTCTTCCGAATATTAATGGCGATAAGCTTTGTCAGATTTTCCGTAAGATGGAGCATTTAAAAAATACATACATAGTTATCATGTCTGCCGCAGCAAAGGAGTTGGAGCTTAATCCAACAAAAATAGGCGCTAATGCTTCAATTGCAAAAGGGATTTTTAAAGAAACAGCCGAACATTTTTTCTCTGCCATAGCAGATGCGGAAAAACCCTTCAACGACAAGCAGGAGCATGAAATTATCGGTATTGAATCTGTGTACCCCCGACAGATGACTATAGAGCTTTTGCGAAAAAATCACCATCTACAAACAATATTGGACAGCATTTCAGAAGGGATAGTTGAGATTTATCGCGGACAGATTGTTTATGCTAATCCTGCTGCTGTAACAATTCTTGAAAAACAACAGGACATTCTTTTGGCAACTTATCCATCGGCTTTGTTTGACGAGCCCGAACGATCCAAGGTCGAATCAGTGATGGGATCAAATTGTGATAGCTGCATCACCATAAAAAGGAAGGGATCTCTGCAAACCGAAGATAAAATATTATCCATCAAAAAACTGCCGATTCAAGACGACAACAATACAATTATCTTTTTAATAGCTGATATCACAGAACAGACACGCGCAGATGAGGCAATACGGGTCTATCAAAACCATCTTGAAGCTTTAGTTGAAGAACGCACCAATGATTTGAAGCGCGCCAATGAAAAACTTCAACAAATTCAAAAGATGGAAGCCATTGGAATTATAGCAGGTGGAGTTGCCCATGACCTCAATAATATTCTGACAGGCATTGTAGGTTATCCCGATATTCTGTTACTTAAACTGCCGGAGGACAGTCCTTTAAGGAAGATTGTATTATCTATTAAGGAATCAGGGAAAAAGGCTGCGGCGGTGGTGCAGGATCTGTTGACCATGGCAAGAAGAGGGGTAACCATAAATGATATAGTCAATTTGAATACAATAATTTCCGATTATTTGAGCAGTCCTGAATATGAAAAACTAACATTTTTTCACCCGACAGTTTATTTAGAAACAAATCTTGATGGTAATCCGTTAAACATCTCAGGCTCTCCGATACATCTCTCAAAGACCATCATGAACCTGGTATCCAATGCAGCCGAAGCCATGCCCAACGGTGGCAAAATCCTTATATCAACTGAGAATATATATATGGAGAAGGGAATAAAAACAACTACCGGCAATAAAGAAGTTGCGGAAGGGGATTATGTGCTGCTTACTGTTTCTGATACCGGTGTAGGCATATCCCAGGAAGACATTGAGAAAATATTTAATCCTTTTTATACAAAAAAGATGATGGGGAGAAGTGGGACAGGCTTAGGGATGACAGTCGTCTGGGGTACAGTTGAAGATCATAAAGGATATATCGACGTTAAAAGTACTATAGGACAGGGAACAATATTTTTTCTTTACTTCCATGCGACAAGACAAGAACAAATAAAAAAAAGAGCTCAAATATCTATTGAAGAATATAAAGGAAAAGGCGAGTCGATACTGGTTGTTGATGACGTGGAAAAACAGAGACAAATGGTATCGATGATTCTGACAACATTAGGGTATTCTGTATCAACAGTTTCCAGCGGAGAAGAAGCTGTTGAATATACGAAAAATAATCAAATTGATTTAATCATTCTTGACATGGTTATGGATCCCGGTATTGATGGCCTTGAAACATTTAAACAAATCCATGAATTCCGTCCTGACCAGAAGGCTATTATAGCCAGTGGTTATTCCGAAGAAGAACATGTGGCAAAAAGCTTGAACTTGGGCATCGGACAATATATAAAAAAGCCATACACTTTAGAAAATATTGGTATAGCCGTAAGACAAGAGCTCGACAAAAACTGA
- a CDS encoding CHASE2 domain-containing protein yields the protein MKLNGQNASWKTMAPVVFMVLVIFVEYIGLFNGINNYFYDLFFRLRGSGELSNKPIIIAIDNKTLEKLGRWPLKRLYYASLLRWLKEADTVAFDIIMTEPSKDDAAVAEAIRQHGKVVLPVLIDDGIAIKYPVISFAPDLTGHVHLEQDIDGVVREVYHTLLHERTPIKSFSSVVYETATGKTVRRVPHEHFQGQKANIVQLDRMNINYCGEPGTFERISLSDILEGIYPPSFFKNRICLIGITATGVGDIMLTPFSQERKNMPGIEVHANILNTLLLGNAIHITPYWARWLLAIFLALSSSLFFIKINELRAAILALGILLCIAVIIYILFSTFNVWLAPSIFFFTVLSTFIIGYAFKFKDAVIKLDLAYMTVIPHLRWYNYIENQKQFDKGIRGLLTPGGIYSKAQLLSDITSQLIFEKELTDRAIFSDIQAVILFGPDRATVLANNLAIALYKENSLDMSSIDAMTKGMAPFILDKPDIDSFLERLYSGDNRITFNVFIPLPEKRYFKVDASLLSIEEKKYTLFIFSDITKIKELEIFKGHVVSLVSHEIKTPMTSIQGFGEILFDSLEGEMKEFAGIIHRESERLIRFLNTFLDISRIEEGRQIIKITSTTIPDIVEEVVLELKAIAGEKNITIGSEIPGETNPVMIDRDLTKQCLVNLVENAIKYSPQGGNVTIRLIEDIEQIQVDIVDHGIGIREKDIDRIFDKFYRAASDGTENIKGSGLGLTFVKEVIEAQGGKVSVESRPGKGSKFSIIFSKKGGFDEKNSDCRR from the coding sequence ATGAAACTTAACGGCCAAAATGCTTCATGGAAGACCATGGCGCCGGTTGTGTTCATGGTGCTTGTCATCTTCGTTGAATATATCGGCCTCTTTAATGGCATAAATAATTATTTTTATGACCTTTTCTTCAGGCTTCGAGGATCTGGAGAATTATCAAATAAACCTATAATCATTGCTATAGACAACAAAACTCTTGAAAAACTCGGTAGATGGCCCCTGAAGAGGCTTTATTATGCGTCTCTTCTAAGATGGCTGAAAGAAGCTGACACGGTTGCCTTTGATATTATCATGACAGAGCCTTCAAAGGATGATGCAGCAGTTGCAGAGGCTATAAGGCAGCATGGAAAGGTAGTGCTGCCCGTCCTCATCGACGACGGGATTGCCATAAAATACCCTGTTATATCTTTTGCTCCTGACCTTACAGGACACGTCCATCTGGAACAGGACATTGACGGGGTTGTACGCGAGGTTTATCATACGCTCCTTCATGAGCGTACCCCCATAAAATCTTTTTCATCAGTCGTTTATGAGACTGCCACAGGTAAAACAGTAAGAAGAGTTCCTCATGAACATTTTCAAGGACAAAAAGCCAACATTGTCCAGCTTGACAGGATGAATATTAATTACTGCGGCGAGCCGGGCACATTCGAAAGAATAAGTTTATCCGATATTCTTGAAGGAATATATCCACCATCTTTCTTTAAAAATAGAATTTGCCTTATCGGCATCACTGCAACAGGTGTCGGCGATATCATGCTGACACCTTTTTCACAGGAGCGAAAAAATATGCCGGGCATTGAAGTCCATGCAAACATCCTCAACACCCTTCTTCTCGGAAATGCAATCCATATTACCCCTTATTGGGCAAGATGGCTTCTGGCTATTTTTCTTGCGCTTTCCTCTTCCCTTTTTTTCATAAAAATTAACGAACTGCGCGCAGCTATCTTGGCCTTAGGCATTCTTTTATGTATTGCAGTAATTATATATATACTGTTTTCAACGTTCAATGTCTGGCTTGCCCCTTCAATATTCTTTTTTACCGTTCTCTCTACCTTCATAATCGGCTATGCCTTCAAATTTAAGGATGCTGTTATCAAGCTTGACCTGGCATACATGACTGTTATACCTCACTTGAGGTGGTACAATTACATTGAGAACCAAAAACAATTCGATAAGGGAATAAGGGGATTGCTTACCCCTGGAGGTATTTACTCTAAAGCGCAACTTCTGTCTGATATTACAAGCCAACTCATTTTCGAAAAGGAGCTTACAGACAGAGCTATTTTCAGCGATATTCAGGCTGTAATTCTTTTCGGACCTGACAGGGCAACCGTCCTTGCAAATAACCTTGCAATTGCCTTATATAAAGAAAATTCACTTGATATGTCATCCATTGATGCAATGACAAAAGGGATGGCGCCTTTTATATTAGACAAACCTGATATTGACAGTTTCCTGGAGCGGCTCTACTCCGGTGATAATCGCATAACCTTTAACGTTTTTATCCCATTGCCGGAGAAAAGATACTTTAAGGTCGATGCGTCATTGCTCTCAATTGAAGAAAAAAAATATACCCTTTTTATATTTTCCGATATTACAAAAATTAAAGAACTGGAGATATTCAAGGGACATGTAGTCTCTCTTGTATCACATGAAATAAAAACACCCATGACATCCATACAGGGATTCGGTGAAATTTTATTCGACAGCCTTGAGGGAGAGATGAAAGAGTTCGCCGGTATTATCCATAGAGAATCGGAAAGGCTTATCCGGTTTCTGAACACATTCCTTGACATATCAAGGATTGAAGAAGGCAGGCAGATAATAAAGATTACATCCACTACCATTCCGGATATTGTGGAAGAAGTAGTGCTTGAGCTAAAAGCAATCGCCGGGGAAAAGAACATAACAATAGGTTCGGAAATACCTGGAGAAACAAATCCAGTGATGATTGATAGAGATCTCACCAAGCAGTGTCTTGTAAACCTTGTAGAAAATGCTATCAAATACAGCCCCCAGGGGGGAAATGTTACAATAAGGCTTATTGAAGACATTGAACAAATACAGGTTGATATTGTAGACCATGGGATAGGCATACGAGAAAAAGATATCGACAGGATATTTGATAAATTTTATCGGGCAGCATCCGATGGTACTGAGAATATAAAAGGCTCGGGCCTTGGTCTGACCTTTGTAAAAGAAGTGATAGAGGCACAGGGCGGGAAGGTGTCGGTAGAAAGCAGGCCCGGCAAAGGATCAAAATTCTCAATCATATTTTCAAAAAAAGGAGGGTTTGATGAAAAAAATTCTGATTGTAGACGATAA